The Borreliella mayonii genome has a segment encoding these proteins:
- a CDS encoding J domain-containing protein, giving the protein MPSLIRMFFLVLLFIFIFNPVLIAMLFILFPFILILFSFLGVFRIYFTRDYSYSRSREFEFYKLSFLLMAKLLSILGTVTGEQLNYVNFIINSLNLSERGKSELYTIFHSAITKNNNADKILYTLKLGYFQHKDLFIWLFASLKEINRLSRYKNLEAEKFISYVGVFLELESDGYEAYKDINIKIVNPYSVLGLTYSASDDEIKKTYKSLVIKYHPDKFANDPVRQKDANDKFIKIQNAYEKICKERNIR; this is encoded by the coding sequence ATGCCAAGCCTAATTAGAATGTTTTTTTTAGTATTGTTGTTTATTTTTATTTTTAATCCTGTTTTAATAGCAATGCTTTTTATATTATTTCCTTTTATATTGATATTATTTAGTTTTTTAGGTGTTTTTAGAATATATTTTACAAGAGATTATTCATATTCTAGATCTAGAGAGTTTGAATTTTATAAACTTTCTTTTTTATTAATGGCTAAATTGCTATCTATTTTAGGAACTGTAACCGGAGAGCAGCTAAATTATGTCAATTTTATTATCAATTCTTTGAATTTGTCTGAACGTGGTAAATCAGAATTGTATACCATCTTTCATTCTGCTATTACTAAGAATAATAATGCTGATAAAATTTTGTATACCCTTAAGCTTGGCTATTTTCAGCATAAAGATCTTTTTATATGGCTTTTTGCTTCTCTTAAAGAAATTAACAGGCTTTCTAGGTATAAAAATTTAGAAGCTGAAAAGTTTATTTCTTATGTTGGTGTTTTTTTAGAACTTGAATCTGATGGTTATGAAGCTTATAAAGATATTAATATTAAAATTGTAAATCCCTATAGTGTTTTGGGGTTAACATATAGTGCTAGTGATGATGAGATTAAAAAGACGTATAAAAGCCTTGTTATAAAATATCATCCTGATAAGTTTGCAAATGATCCTGTAAGGCAAAAGGATGCAAATGATAAATTTATTAAAATTCAAAATGCTTATGAAAAGATTTGCAAAGAAAGAAATATAAGGTAA
- a CDS encoding methyl-accepting chemotaxis protein, translating into MKKKKLNSSLFYKFNFIILAYTIIIIATTFLLLDQGYKKIITKELQDFTKFINQAMIKSFSDESKEIIKALSVLTARYDYKSAILNNKSEEHLVSDKILITLPSFIKIIEYANKDGYIIASSEKKRNGQYISLKELLLGKAITTFQISILHNSLAKINNNFYIPIAYKITDSKKSNIGYIILYADISEKIAELKEYLLLLLENSLLEQNASSQNSSKYFNVYLINNNGDAFGGKDEVLKNIKHIFGFNLKTLTEILNALSQGKANYNTSNSNEIISLARITTSHWYLGIKIDYNNIFSKEFKNMRLVSLSIIFILVIIFILIMISTIKTLIISKIDKLNVVIPKVKNGDLTFKIESKGKDSISSTINLFGHFIENLKNVINSLQERVKLLKENGDHLFSEINKTHNTIKNSNQYIEKTQEEVEKQVEFISNTTNIIESLSKNISSLDNSIETQAASVEQSSSAIEEMIGGIQSITEITQKAAKSTEELKRFSDDGRKKQEEVIAQIKEIFKNSTRLQEANALISSIASQTNLLSMNAAIEASHAGEAGKGFAIVAEEIKDLAEQVTSQSESVASSINEIMDSITKTVNTSELTNKAFNQIFDSINLVVQVIEEINHTMQEQSIGSQEILKALNTMREITYEVKIGSNDMFRGNKEIISTIKLLGEINITVSNSMKGLKEEINKLVEAIERIKVLGTTNSSHISEISESTNQFKTK; encoded by the coding sequence GTGAAAAAAAAGAAACTTAACTCCAGCCTTTTTTATAAATTCAATTTTATAATTCTGGCATATACAATAATCATTATTGCAACAACCTTTTTGCTACTAGATCAGGGTTATAAAAAAATCATAACAAAAGAACTTCAAGACTTTACAAAATTCATTAACCAAGCAATGATTAAAAGCTTTTCTGATGAATCTAAAGAAATAATAAAAGCTTTAAGCGTATTAACAGCCAGATATGATTATAAATCTGCAATTCTGAATAACAAAAGTGAAGAGCACTTAGTATCTGACAAAATTTTAATTACACTGCCGTCCTTTATTAAAATAATAGAGTATGCAAACAAAGATGGATACATAATTGCATCAAGTGAAAAAAAAAGAAACGGTCAATATATAAGCTTAAAAGAATTGCTTCTGGGCAAAGCTATAACTACATTTCAAATTTCAATTCTTCACAACAGTTTAGCAAAAATAAATAATAATTTTTATATTCCAATAGCATATAAAATAACAGATTCAAAAAAATCTAATATTGGATATATTATTTTATATGCTGACATTTCAGAAAAAATTGCAGAACTAAAAGAATATCTTTTACTGCTTTTGGAAAACTCATTATTAGAGCAAAATGCAAGTAGCCAAAACTCATCAAAATACTTTAATGTATACCTAATAAACAACAATGGCGATGCATTTGGAGGAAAAGACGAAGTTTTAAAAAATATAAAGCACATATTTGGTTTTAACCTAAAAACATTAACTGAAATACTAAATGCATTATCTCAAGGAAAAGCAAATTACAATACAAGCAATTCAAATGAAATAATCTCCTTAGCAAGGATCACAACATCCCATTGGTACTTAGGAATAAAAATAGATTATAACAACATATTTTCAAAAGAATTTAAAAATATGAGATTAGTTTCACTTTCCATTATATTTATTTTGGTAATAATTTTTATATTAATAATGATATCAACCATAAAAACTTTAATAATATCAAAAATAGATAAACTTAATGTTGTCATTCCAAAAGTTAAAAACGGCGACTTAACATTTAAAATTGAATCAAAAGGTAAAGATTCAATAAGCTCAACAATAAATCTTTTTGGTCATTTTATTGAAAATCTAAAAAATGTAATTAATTCACTACAAGAACGAGTAAAGCTACTGAAAGAAAACGGAGACCATTTATTTAGCGAAATAAACAAAACTCATAATACAATAAAAAATTCGAATCAATACATAGAAAAAACACAAGAAGAAGTAGAAAAACAGGTGGAATTCATCTCTAATACAACAAACATAATTGAAAGTCTTTCAAAGAATATTTCATCTCTTGACAATTCAATTGAAACTCAAGCCGCAAGCGTTGAACAATCCTCATCGGCTATCGAAGAAATGATAGGGGGAATACAATCAATAACAGAAATAACTCAAAAAGCTGCAAAAAGCACAGAAGAGCTAAAAAGATTCTCTGATGATGGGCGAAAAAAACAAGAAGAAGTTATTGCTCAAATTAAAGAGATTTTCAAAAACTCAACAAGATTACAAGAAGCAAACGCTTTAATTTCATCTATAGCAAGCCAAACCAACCTACTCTCAATGAACGCTGCAATTGAAGCATCTCACGCTGGCGAGGCCGGAAAAGGATTTGCCATTGTTGCAGAAGAAATAAAAGACCTAGCAGAACAAGTGACATCACAATCAGAATCTGTTGCTTCATCAATTAACGAAATAATGGACTCAATAACCAAAACCGTAAACACCTCTGAATTAACAAATAAAGCTTTCAACCAAATATTCGATTCAATCAATCTAGTTGTTCAAGTAATAGAAGAAATAAATCATACAATGCAAGAGCAATCAATAGGTAGCCAAGAAATTTTAAAGGCTTTAAATACAATGCGGGAAATAACATATGAAGTGAAAATTGGTTCAAATGATATGTTTAGAGGCAACAAAGAAATCATTAGCACTATTAAACTGTTGGGAGAAATTAATATTACGGTCTCAAATTCAATGAAAGGTTTAAAAGAAGAAATTAATAAACTAGTAGAAGCAATTGAGCGTATTAAGGTTTTAGGAACTACAAACTCAAGCCATATTTCTGAAATTAGCGAAAGCACAAATCAATTTAAAACCAAATAA
- a CDS encoding cysteine--tRNA ligase — protein sequence MILKLYNTRTKDFSELTNFDNVKVYACGPTVYNYAHIGNFRTYIFGDLLIKTLRFLEYKVNYAMNITDIGHLTGDLDDGEDKVAKTAREKGLTVCEISEFFTKAFFEDCRKLNIVYPDKVLIASKHIPIMIEVVKILEEKKITYFSNGNVYFDTSCFKSYGEMAGINLIDKDMTLPRVDVDKFKRNNTDFVLWFTNSKFKDQEMKWDSPWGFGYPSWHLECAAMNLEHFKDTLDIHLGGVDHIGVHHINEIAIAECFLNKKWCDIFVHGEFLIMDYNKMSKSHGNFITVKDLEDQNFSPLDFRYLCLTSHYRNQLKFSLNNLQASKIARENLISKLSYFYKSLDLVDLNMLNKDLKKFSFSVEKEYYDSFVEKVSFDLNVSQGLALLWEIIKSKNLSFVSKLRLAFIFDEIMSLNLREEILKNLENHDVVIDENMKTLIEERRIAKCEKNFKRADEIRDFFAQKGFVLVDTKEGTKVKRG from the coding sequence ATGATTTTAAAGTTATATAATACTAGAACAAAGGATTTTTCAGAATTAACAAATTTTGATAATGTTAAAGTGTATGCTTGCGGGCCTACTGTTTATAATTATGCTCACATTGGAAATTTTAGAACTTATATTTTTGGAGATTTATTAATTAAAACTTTAAGGTTTTTAGAGTATAAAGTTAATTATGCGATGAATATTACAGATATTGGGCATTTAACAGGTGATCTTGATGATGGAGAAGATAAAGTGGCTAAAACTGCAAGAGAGAAAGGTCTTACAGTTTGTGAGATTAGTGAATTTTTTACGAAAGCTTTTTTTGAGGATTGTAGAAAATTAAATATTGTATATCCTGATAAAGTTCTTATTGCAAGTAAACATATTCCCATCATGATAGAGGTTGTTAAAATTCTTGAAGAAAAAAAAATTACTTATTTTTCTAATGGTAATGTGTATTTTGATACTTCTTGTTTTAAAAGCTATGGTGAGATGGCTGGCATTAATTTGATTGATAAAGACATGACTTTACCCAGAGTTGATGTTGATAAATTTAAAAGGAATAATACCGATTTTGTTTTGTGGTTTACTAATTCTAAGTTTAAAGATCAGGAGATGAAATGGGATTCTCCTTGGGGATTTGGTTATCCTAGTTGGCACTTAGAGTGTGCTGCTATGAATTTGGAGCATTTCAAAGATACGCTTGATATTCATTTAGGAGGAGTTGATCATATTGGAGTTCACCATATAAATGAAATAGCAATAGCAGAGTGTTTTTTGAATAAGAAATGGTGTGATATCTTTGTTCATGGAGAATTTTTGATTATGGATTATAATAAGATGTCAAAGTCACATGGAAATTTTATTACGGTTAAAGACTTGGAAGATCAAAATTTTTCTCCTCTTGATTTTAGATATTTATGTTTGACATCACACTACAGGAACCAATTAAAATTTTCATTGAATAATCTTCAAGCAAGCAAGATTGCTAGAGAAAATTTGATAAGCAAGCTAAGTTATTTTTACAAGTCTTTAGATCTAGTTGATTTAAATATGCTTAATAAGGATTTAAAAAAGTTTAGTTTTAGTGTAGAAAAAGAATATTATGACTCTTTTGTAGAAAAAGTTTCTTTTGATTTAAATGTTTCTCAAGGATTGGCTTTGCTTTGGGAGATAATTAAATCTAAAAATCTAAGCTTTGTTTCAAAGCTTAGATTGGCTTTTATTTTTGATGAGATTATGTCACTTAATCTAAGAGAAGAAATTTTAAAAAATTTAGAAAATCATGATGTAGTTATTGATGAGAATATGAAAACTTTAATTGAAGAGAGAAGAATAGCTAAATGTGAAAAAAATTTTAAGCGTGCCGATGAGATTAGGGATTTTTTTGCCCAAAAAGGTTTTGTTTTGGTTGATACTAAGGAAGGAACCAAGGTTAAAAGAGGCTAG
- a CDS encoding IPT/TIG domain-containing protein, giving the protein MAIFLKNKYFYLSLIFIIFLFLFVFSGFLFYSKPIIYDISPIPTSHKDIIVIKGNNLGYSTGEININNNYLVKSSIISWNNTKIVFKITDEVNSGLIFIKGERGTSNELFLVISRQVPVKLNRKNIPFIFLEDKIILNANSSTLLQGINLFSHSSAIKIFLETKDKLYTILPQNILDVSENRVEFISPKTLNSGGNLYVLLDNIQSNKVPFSVKDNFFKWILTDSKEFRIIEEICFSQDINNNFDSNPEDINFNIFYLRPIENERQKITERSNEHLDFNIGNLFFKNLKTNKFIFETRMKTYKLNLEFLDAKYLESIEVNKDINNQEYKTYVQGKKKDYLSYNSVDLMSLDSLILSKAAGNNSVYKLAKAIIDVLTLNFKIVENNLSLNDSIKERKISSNNLIVLTNLLFLKYEIPLRNIVGLYYDSNSLKLNEHFWFEFFLTGVGFVYFDIINAVLFKDSSKYFLNMSENYIQYGCKEDYDKNEFFDGYLDSGFLKYKSLTNGSYSLMHRFVLEDNF; this is encoded by the coding sequence TTGGCTATTTTTTTAAAAAACAAGTATTTTTATTTAAGCTTAATTTTTATTATTTTTTTATTTTTATTTGTTTTTTCTGGATTTTTATTTTATTCAAAGCCAATTATTTATGACATATCTCCAATTCCCACCTCACACAAGGATATTATTGTTATTAAAGGAAACAATTTGGGCTACAGTACAGGAGAAATTAATATTAACAATAATTATTTGGTTAAAAGTAGCATTATTAGTTGGAATAACACTAAAATAGTTTTTAAAATTACAGACGAAGTAAATTCTGGACTTATTTTTATAAAAGGCGAAAGGGGTACTAGCAACGAACTTTTTCTTGTTATAAGCAGGCAAGTTCCTGTTAAGCTTAATAGGAAAAATATACCTTTTATTTTTTTAGAGGACAAAATAATCTTAAATGCAAATTCTTCAACTTTATTGCAGGGTATAAATTTGTTTTCACATTCTAGTGCTATTAAAATTTTTCTTGAAACTAAGGACAAACTTTATACAATTTTACCTCAAAATATTTTAGATGTTTCTGAGAATAGAGTAGAATTTATTTCTCCTAAAACTTTAAATTCTGGTGGGAATCTTTATGTTTTATTAGACAATATTCAAAGCAATAAAGTTCCGTTTTCTGTTAAAGATAATTTTTTTAAGTGGATTTTGACTGATTCAAAAGAGTTTAGAATAATTGAAGAGATTTGTTTTAGTCAAGATATTAATAATAATTTTGATTCAAACCCTGAAGATATTAATTTTAATATTTTTTATTTAAGGCCAATTGAGAATGAGCGTCAAAAGATTACAGAGCGCAGTAATGAGCATCTTGATTTTAATATTGGTAATTTATTTTTTAAAAACCTGAAGACAAATAAATTTATTTTTGAGACTAGAATGAAAACTTATAAACTTAATTTGGAATTTTTAGATGCCAAATATTTAGAAAGTATTGAGGTTAATAAAGATATTAACAATCAAGAGTACAAAACGTATGTTCAAGGCAAAAAAAAAGATTATTTATCTTACAATTCTGTTGATTTAATGTCGTTAGATTCTCTAATTTTATCTAAGGCTGCTGGGAATAATTCAGTTTATAAGTTGGCTAAAGCAATTATTGATGTTTTGACTTTAAATTTTAAAATTGTTGAGAATAATTTAAGTTTAAATGATTCTATTAAAGAAAGAAAAATTTCATCTAACAATTTAATAGTTCTTACGAATTTGTTATTTTTAAAGTACGAGATTCCACTGAGAAATATAGTTGGGCTTTATTATGATTCTAATTCTCTTAAATTGAATGAGCATTTTTGGTTTGAATTTTTTTTGACTGGGGTTGGTTTTGTATATTTTGATATAATAAATGCAGTATTATTTAAGGATAGCTCTAAGTATTTTTTAAATATGTCTGAGAACTATATTCAATATGGATGCAAAGAAGACTATGATAAAAATGAGTTTTTTGACGGATATTTAGATTCTGGGTTTTTAAAGTATAAAAGCTTGACAAACGGATCGTATTCTTTAATGCATAGGTTTGTTTTGGAGGATAATTTTTGA
- the glyA gene encoding serine hydroxymethyltransferase, which translates to MRDDQIFNLIEKEKLREKEHIELIASENFTSLEIRQAVGSILTNKYAEGYPLNRYYGGCSFIDEIETLAISRAKELFGAKYVNVQPHSGSQANMAAIMALISPGDRILGMQLSHGGHLTHGSRVNFSGIFFNTYFYGVSRDSELIDYDEVLKIARDCRPNLIIAGASSYSREIDFKKFREIADDVSAYLLCDIAHIAGLIVAGFHNSSIDVAHLTTSTTHKTLRGPRGGIILSGKDFDKLVNFNGKERPLFNAVNSTVFPGTQGGPLVHVIAGKAIAFKEALQENFKEYIANVIKNTKVMAEYFKSEGFRIVSGGTDNHLFLIDLSSSDLTGADAEKLLESVNITLNKNAIPFDKKSPSLASGIRIGGAAITSRGLNESDSLNVAKFIVRALKAKSDIELKQIKKEVIKFIRDFDMP; encoded by the coding sequence ATGAGAGATGATCAAATATTTAATTTAATTGAGAAAGAAAAATTAAGAGAAAAAGAACATATTGAGCTTATTGCGTCTGAAAATTTTACATCTTTAGAGATAAGGCAGGCTGTTGGGAGTATTTTAACCAATAAGTATGCTGAAGGATATCCTTTGAATCGATATTATGGTGGTTGTTCTTTTATTGATGAGATTGAAACTTTGGCAATTTCAAGAGCAAAAGAGCTTTTTGGTGCAAAATATGTTAATGTTCAGCCGCATAGCGGATCTCAGGCTAATATGGCTGCTATAATGGCTCTTATTAGCCCAGGTGACAGGATTCTTGGCATGCAATTATCTCATGGAGGACATTTAACTCATGGCAGCAGGGTAAATTTTTCTGGCATATTTTTTAACACCTATTTTTATGGTGTTTCTAGAGATTCTGAGCTAATTGATTATGATGAAGTTCTTAAAATAGCTAGAGATTGTAGACCAAATTTAATAATAGCTGGAGCTTCTTCTTATTCAAGAGAAATTGATTTTAAAAAATTTAGAGAAATAGCAGACGATGTTTCTGCTTATCTTTTGTGTGATATTGCGCATATTGCAGGCCTTATTGTTGCCGGTTTTCATAATTCTTCAATTGATGTGGCGCATCTTACTACAAGTACTACTCATAAAACTTTAAGAGGCCCAAGGGGCGGAATAATACTTTCTGGGAAGGATTTTGACAAATTAGTGAACTTTAATGGAAAAGAGAGGCCTTTGTTTAATGCTGTAAATTCTACAGTTTTTCCTGGAACTCAAGGAGGTCCTTTAGTTCATGTTATTGCGGGTAAGGCTATTGCATTCAAAGAGGCTCTTCAAGAAAATTTTAAAGAATACATTGCTAACGTAATAAAAAATACTAAAGTTATGGCTGAATATTTTAAATCGGAAGGATTTCGTATTGTTAGTGGAGGCACAGACAACCATTTGTTTTTAATTGATCTTAGTAGCTCGGATCTTACTGGTGCTGATGCTGAGAAATTGCTTGAGAGTGTAAATATTACTTTAAATAAAAATGCTATTCCTTTTGATAAAAAAAGTCCTTCTTTGGCTTCTGGCATTAGAATTGGGGGCGCTGCTATTACTTCTAGGGGTCTAAATGAAAGTGATTCTTTAAATGTTGCTAAATTTATTGTTAGAGCTTTAAAGGCAAAGTCTGATATTGAATTAAAACAAATAAAAAAGGAAGTTATAAAATTTATTAGAGACTTTGACATGCCTTAA
- the murB gene encoding UDP-N-acetylmuramate dehydrogenase yields MLKSLNNFLKKINIKPQTKNLADYTTYKIGNISKLFLIPKNIQEAENIFKAAVEEKIKLFILGGGSNILVNDDKELDFPIIYTGYLNKIEIHDNKIIAECGANFENLCKIALDNSLGGLEFIYGLPGTLGGAVWMNARCFGNEISEILKKITFINDKGKTICKEFKKEDFKYKVSPFQNKNFLILKIELNLKKDNKKIIEEKMNKNKQARINRGHYLFPSSGSTFKNNKAFLKPSGQIIEECKLKGLSIGGATVSKYHGNFIININNATANDIKRLIEKVKAEVYLKTGLLLEEEVLYIGFK; encoded by the coding sequence ATGCTTAAAAGCCTAAATAATTTTCTTAAAAAAATCAATATTAAGCCTCAAACAAAAAATCTAGCTGACTATACAACATATAAAATTGGAAACATTTCGAAATTATTTCTCATCCCTAAAAATATTCAAGAAGCTGAAAATATTTTTAAAGCAGCAGTAGAAGAAAAAATTAAACTATTTATTCTTGGGGGAGGATCGAATATTTTAGTCAATGACGATAAAGAGCTTGATTTTCCAATAATATATACCGGATATCTAAACAAAATAGAAATTCACGATAATAAAATTATTGCCGAATGTGGTGCAAATTTTGAAAATTTATGTAAAATTGCGCTTGATAACAGCTTAGGTGGTCTAGAATTTATCTATGGACTACCCGGGACACTAGGGGGTGCTGTATGGATGAATGCTAGATGCTTTGGAAATGAAATCTCTGAAATACTGAAAAAAATTACATTTATAAATGATAAAGGAAAAACGATTTGCAAAGAATTTAAAAAAGAAGACTTTAAGTATAAAGTATCACCTTTTCAAAATAAAAACTTTCTCATATTAAAAATTGAATTGAATTTAAAAAAAGATAATAAGAAAATTATTGAAGAAAAAATGAATAAAAATAAACAAGCAAGAATAAATAGGGGTCACTATCTATTTCCAAGTAGTGGAAGCACTTTTAAAAACAATAAAGCATTTCTCAAGCCTAGCGGGCAAATAATTGAAGAGTGCAAGCTCAAAGGACTAAGCATTGGAGGCGCCACAGTATCTAAATATCATGGAAACTTTATTATCAATATTAATAATGCAACAGCAAATGACATAAAAAGATTAATTGAAAAAGTAAAAGCTGAGGTCTACTTGAAAACCGGGCTTTTACTTGAAGAAGAAGTTCTTTACATAGGATTCAAATAA
- a CDS encoding methyl-accepting chemotaxis protein has translation MTDENLIDVNLKNTKRFLYLVLFGFLFFNFLFIGYAYMNHKNEYLDRFKFDAKLFLNSVSTVIKAKYSESSRFLEELVKDSYRFGILVNSSKSFLLSSSLKLGDGLDENSDLFLKSREFSAIDKIFKTIPLAEDSLEGIFYIPIGKNVLISNSNFSFLGLKDVRLDPIYSVPVEKNSKYYSRYMMIDEKIYSVVSFPVRDSVATLGVIGILVCFDESLDIIENQLYSSLKFSSKNYNFFMLDRNYMPIFLNFNNLQDKSFSTAYSENFFNKVIAYAKKDSSVSQYTFNYERDFYSLNFVKTDDFLIQGLILNVNSIPIMFKSNWVIFFTFLLLSFAIIFYLCNTFAFSLINDFNRIVDYQKLKSDPFSLESPLEIKYSSSIISYISSKLDNLSSKSNESFEKIKFYSKDLNEYLEQIETAILNTESIDSSILAYEQLKDTFSRFEKSIVDILKGFESIADPINDHNKYISEISSNFEENVSFFYSIDKNLEIFNKVATINSTDIENIKSKVFDLNIVFENVNKNFADLLSQTNSLQSVNKLLVSISAQTNMLAMNAAIEAAKAGDAGKSFAVVAEEIRKLAINSGKYSKTIKDELKTVDSIIAVINSEIDTIYKNFIDIQDNVDNNFSRHEKVDLTLAKHFKEIGEFKERYLSHDTKIRDAKNIYKEIFNNHYFVSSKFNNFSQDLKEFKVSKMNLDAVSSLQEYSSLVKSSKDKILKTKQLIQKINDEIKGVLF, from the coding sequence ATGACAGATGAGAATTTAATCGATGTTAATTTGAAAAACACTAAACGATTTCTTTATCTAGTTTTATTTGGATTCCTTTTTTTTAATTTTTTATTTATAGGCTATGCTTATATGAATCATAAAAATGAATATTTGGATCGCTTTAAATTTGATGCTAAGTTGTTTTTAAACAGTGTATCTACTGTTATTAAAGCTAAATATTCGGAATCCTCTAGGTTTCTTGAGGAGCTTGTAAAAGATAGTTATAGGTTTGGGATATTGGTAAATTCTTCAAAGAGCTTTCTTTTGTCTTCAAGTTTAAAATTGGGTGATGGCTTAGATGAAAATAGCGATTTGTTTTTAAAGTCAAGAGAATTTAGTGCTATAGATAAAATTTTTAAAACTATTCCTTTAGCAGAAGATTCACTTGAAGGCATATTTTATATTCCTATAGGAAAAAATGTTTTAATATCAAATTCAAATTTTTCATTTTTAGGTTTAAAAGATGTTAGATTGGATCCAATTTATTCTGTTCCTGTAGAAAAAAATTCTAAATATTATTCAAGATACATGATGATAGATGAGAAAATTTACTCTGTAGTAAGTTTTCCGGTTAGAGATTCTGTTGCAACATTGGGTGTTATAGGGATTTTAGTATGCTTTGATGAATCGTTAGATATTATTGAAAATCAGTTGTATTCTTCTCTTAAATTTAGCAGTAAGAATTATAATTTTTTTATGCTTGACAGAAATTATATGCCCATTTTTTTAAACTTTAACAATCTTCAGGATAAATCTTTTTCTACAGCTTATAGTGAGAATTTTTTTAACAAAGTTATAGCTTATGCTAAAAAAGATTCTTCTGTTTCTCAGTACACTTTTAATTATGAAAGAGATTTTTATTCTTTAAACTTTGTAAAAACCGATGATTTTTTGATTCAGGGGTTGATTTTAAATGTCAATTCCATTCCTATTATGTTTAAATCAAATTGGGTTATATTTTTTACATTTTTATTATTATCTTTTGCAATTATTTTTTATTTGTGTAATACTTTTGCTTTTTCATTAATTAATGATTTTAACAGAATTGTTGATTATCAAAAATTAAAAAGCGATCCTTTTAGTCTTGAGTCTCCCTTAGAGATTAAGTATTCTTCGTCTATTATTTCTTATATTAGTTCAAAGCTAGATAATCTGTCGTCTAAGAGTAACGAATCTTTTGAGAAGATAAAATTTTATTCTAAAGATTTAAATGAGTATTTGGAACAAATAGAAACTGCTATATTAAATACTGAGAGTATAGATTCTAGCATTTTAGCTTACGAACAGCTAAAAGATACTTTTTCTAGATTTGAAAAGTCAATTGTTGATATTTTAAAAGGCTTTGAATCTATTGCTGATCCGATTAATGATCACAATAAATATATATCAGAAATTTCTTCAAATTTTGAGGAAAATGTTAGTTTTTTCTATAGTATAGATAAAAATTTGGAAATTTTTAATAAAGTTGCCACTATAAATTCTACTGATATTGAAAATATTAAAAGTAAGGTTTTTGATTTAAATATTGTTTTTGAAAATGTGAATAAAAATTTTGCAGATCTTTTGTCTCAAACAAATAGTTTGCAAAGTGTAAATAAACTTTTAGTTTCAATTTCAGCCCAGACCAATATGCTTGCTATGAATGCAGCAATTGAAGCAGCAAAAGCAGGTGATGCAGGTAAAAGTTTTGCAGTTGTTGCTGAAGAGATTAGAAAGCTTGCTATTAATTCTGGAAAATATTCTAAAACCATTAAAGATGAACTTAAAACGGTTGACAGCATTATTGCAGTAATTAATTCAGAGATTGATACAATTTATAAAAATTTCATAGACATTCAAGATAATGTAGACAACAATTTTTCAAGACATGAGAAAGTAGATCTTACCCTTGCTAAGCATTTTAAAGAAATTGGCGAGTTTAAAGAAAGATATTTGTCTCACGATACTAAGATCAGAGATGCTAAAAATATATATAAAGAAATATTTAATAACCATTATTTTGTTAGTAGCAAGTTTAACAATTTTAGCCAAGATTTAAAAGAGTTTAAAGTTTCTAAGATGAATTTAGATGCGGTAAGCTCTCTTCAAGAATATTCATCTTTGGTGAAATCTTCTAAGGATAAGATATTAAAGACAAAGCAATTGATTCAAAAGATTAATGATGAGATTAAAGGTGTTCTTTTTTAG